The following coding sequences are from one Thermostaphylospora chromogena window:
- the serA gene encoding phosphoglycerate dehydrogenase, whose protein sequence is MNKPVVLVAEELSEAGLAMLRADFEVRHTDGADRAQLLPALAEVDALIVRSATRVDAEAIASAPKLRVVARAGVGLDNVDVEAATKAGVMVVNAPTSNITSAAEHTIALILAVARNVPQGHAALKGGEWKRSKYTGVELDGKVVGILGLGRIGQLVAQRLQPFGVQLIAYDPYLPPARAAQIGVRLVSLDEVLRESDFITVHLPKSKETIGLIGERELHQVKPSVRIINVARGGIVDEGALYAALKEGRVAGAALDVFATEPCTDSPLFELDNVVVTPHLGASTHEAQEKAGTQVARSVKLALSGEFVPDAVNVQGGAVAEDVKPGLPLAEKLGRVFTALARETATRLDIEVRGEIASQDVRVLELAALKGVFTDIVEDAVTYVNAPLLAKERGVTVDLVTSAESPDWRNVVTVRGVLADGRTVSVSGTLSGPRQITKIVEVNGYAMEIEPTDHLAFFTYSDRPGVVGVVGRLLGEHSINIASMQVARDEKGGRALIALTVDSAIPDEVVDQIVEEIGADDGRTVALAD, encoded by the coding sequence GTGAACAAGCCCGTTGTCCTCGTCGCAGAGGAGCTTTCGGAAGCCGGTCTGGCCATGCTCCGCGCGGATTTCGAGGTCCGCCACACCGACGGAGCCGACCGCGCCCAGCTCCTGCCCGCCCTCGCAGAGGTGGACGCCCTGATCGTGCGCAGCGCCACCCGGGTGGACGCGGAGGCGATCGCGAGCGCGCCCAAGCTCCGCGTGGTGGCCCGAGCGGGCGTCGGGCTGGACAACGTGGACGTCGAGGCCGCCACCAAGGCCGGCGTCATGGTCGTCAACGCGCCGACCTCCAACATCACCAGCGCCGCCGAGCACACGATCGCGCTCATCCTGGCCGTCGCCCGCAACGTCCCGCAGGGTCACGCCGCTCTCAAGGGCGGTGAGTGGAAGCGGTCCAAGTACACCGGTGTGGAGCTGGACGGCAAGGTCGTCGGCATTCTCGGGCTCGGCCGGATCGGTCAGCTCGTCGCCCAGCGCCTGCAGCCGTTCGGGGTCCAGCTGATCGCCTACGACCCCTACCTCCCGCCCGCCCGCGCCGCCCAGATCGGCGTGCGCCTGGTCTCCCTCGACGAGGTGCTGCGCGAGTCCGACTTCATCACCGTGCACCTGCCCAAGTCCAAGGAGACCATCGGTCTCATCGGTGAGCGGGAGCTGCACCAGGTCAAGCCCTCCGTCCGCATCATCAACGTCGCGCGCGGCGGCATCGTGGACGAGGGCGCTCTGTACGCGGCGCTCAAGGAGGGACGGGTGGCCGGCGCGGCGCTCGACGTGTTCGCCACCGAGCCCTGCACCGACAGCCCGCTGTTCGAGCTGGACAACGTCGTGGTGACCCCGCACCTGGGCGCCTCCACCCACGAGGCCCAGGAGAAGGCCGGCACCCAGGTCGCGCGCAGCGTCAAGCTGGCCCTGTCCGGCGAGTTCGTCCCCGACGCGGTCAACGTGCAGGGCGGCGCGGTGGCCGAGGACGTCAAGCCGGGCCTGCCGCTGGCCGAGAAGCTCGGCAGGGTCTTCACCGCCCTCGCGCGCGAGACCGCCACCCGGCTCGACATCGAGGTGCGCGGTGAGATCGCCTCGCAGGACGTGCGGGTGCTGGAGCTGGCCGCGCTCAAGGGCGTCTTCACCGACATCGTGGAGGACGCCGTGACCTATGTGAACGCTCCGCTGCTCGCCAAGGAGCGCGGCGTGACCGTGGACCTGGTCACCAGCGCGGAGAGCCCCGACTGGCGCAACGTGGTGACCGTGCGCGGCGTGCTCGCCGACGGCCGTACGGTCTCGGTCTCCGGCACGCTGTCCGGCCCCCGGCAGATCACCAAGATCGTCGAGGTGAACGGTTACGCCATGGAGATCGAGCCCACCGATCACCTGGCGTTCTTCACCTACTCCGACCGTCCCGGCGTCGTCGGCGTGGTCGGTCGCCTCCTCGGCGAGCACTCGATCAACATCGCCTCGATGCAGGTGGCCCGGGACGAGAAGGGCGGGCGGGCGCTGATCGCGCTCACCGTCGACTCCGCCATCCCGGACGAGGTGGTCGACCAGATCGTCGAGGAGATCGGCGCGGACGACGGCCGCACCGTCGCGCTCGCCGACTGA
- a CDS encoding class I SAM-dependent methyltransferase — protein sequence MTRTNPLYQIRYAVRHPDRVLPHLRRLARDTWFRLRTRDHISYYRAVMRSDTARNPEAAVGSKSHERWLALGQMQFDYLVKHGLRPEMRMLEIGCGNLRAGRLFIDYLHTGGYYGIDISPDILMSAQEVLVRYGLQDKLPHLTPVKDLRFAFLPDEYFDVVHAHSVFSHSPLHVIEECFAHVGRVMKPEGWFDFTFDRTEGREHQVLHEDFYYRTETLVNLAAKHGLTAKFMEDWEELPHKQSKIRVTRAAA from the coding sequence ATGACACGCACGAACCCCCTCTACCAGATCCGCTACGCCGTGCGGCATCCCGACCGGGTGCTGCCCCACCTGCGCCGCCTGGCGAGGGACACCTGGTTCCGGCTGCGCACCCGCGATCACATCTCGTACTACCGCGCCGTGATGAGGTCCGACACCGCCCGCAACCCCGAGGCCGCGGTGGGCAGCAAGTCCCACGAGCGCTGGCTCGCCCTGGGGCAGATGCAGTTCGACTACCTGGTCAAGCACGGCCTGCGGCCGGAGATGCGGATGCTGGAGATCGGCTGCGGCAACCTGCGCGCCGGGCGGCTGTTCATCGACTACCTGCACACCGGCGGTTACTACGGCATCGACATCTCCCCCGACATCCTCATGTCCGCGCAGGAGGTGCTGGTCAGGTACGGCCTGCAGGACAAGCTCCCCCACCTCACCCCGGTCAAGGACCTCCGCTTCGCGTTCCTCCCCGACGAGTACTTCGACGTCGTGCACGCCCACAGCGTGTTCTCCCACTCCCCGCTGCACGTGATCGAGGAATGCTTCGCGCACGTCGGCCGGGTGATGAAGCCCGAGGGATGGTTCGACTTCACCTTCGACCGCACCGAAGGGCGCGAGCACCAGGTGCTCCACGAGGACTTCTACTACCGGACGGAGACCCTGGTGAACCTGGCCGCGAAGCACGGCCTGACGGCGAAGTTCATGGAGGACTGGGAGGAGCTCCCGCACAAGCAGTCGAAGATCCGCGTCACCAGGGCCGCGGCCTGA
- a CDS encoding 3-isopropylmalate dehydrogenase, with protein MDSRTIRLAVIPGDGIGEEVVAEGLKVLQAVGPKVETTTYDLGAKRYHATGETLPDSVLAELRGYDAILLGAVGDPSVPPGVLERDLLLKLRFELDHYVNLRPVKLFPGVSTPLGGVRPEDIDMIVVREGTEGPYAGAGGVMRRGTPHEIATQESYNTAYGVERVVRYAFEKARARSRKKLTLVHKTNVLTYAGDLWARTVERLAAEYPDVTTDYCHVDAASMFFVTQPQRFDVIVTDNLFGDILTDIGAAVAGGIGLAASGNVNPDRTAPSMFEPVHGSAPDIAGQGKADPTATILSVAMLLDHLGLTEAAAKVEQAVADDLLERGGSWTARNTRQIGDDIAARVAG; from the coding sequence ATGGACTCACGCACCATCAGGTTGGCGGTCATCCCCGGTGACGGGATCGGTGAGGAGGTCGTCGCCGAAGGGCTCAAAGTGCTCCAGGCGGTCGGCCCGAAGGTCGAGACCACCACCTACGACCTGGGAGCCAAGCGCTACCACGCGACCGGCGAGACCCTGCCCGACTCGGTGCTCGCGGAGCTGCGCGGGTACGACGCGATCCTGCTGGGCGCGGTCGGCGATCCCAGCGTCCCGCCCGGCGTGCTGGAGCGCGACCTGCTGCTCAAGCTCCGCTTCGAACTGGACCACTACGTCAACCTCCGCCCGGTCAAGCTCTTCCCGGGCGTGTCCACCCCCCTCGGCGGGGTCCGTCCCGAGGACATCGACATGATCGTCGTCCGCGAGGGGACGGAGGGCCCGTACGCCGGTGCGGGCGGCGTGATGCGGCGCGGCACACCGCACGAGATCGCCACCCAGGAGTCCTACAACACCGCCTACGGCGTCGAGCGCGTGGTGCGTTACGCCTTCGAGAAGGCCCGTGCGCGCAGCCGTAAGAAGCTCACCCTGGTCCACAAGACCAACGTGCTGACCTACGCCGGCGACCTGTGGGCGCGCACGGTGGAGCGGCTCGCCGCGGAGTACCCCGACGTCACCACCGACTACTGCCACGTCGACGCGGCGTCCATGTTCTTCGTCACCCAGCCGCAGCGCTTCGACGTCATCGTCACCGACAACCTGTTCGGCGACATCCTCACCGACATCGGCGCGGCCGTCGCCGGCGGCATCGGGCTGGCCGCCAGCGGCAACGTCAACCCCGACCGCACCGCGCCGAGCATGTTCGAGCCGGTGCACGGCAGCGCGCCCGACATCGCCGGCCAGGGCAAGGCCGACCCGACCGCCACCATCCTGTCCGTCGCCATGCTGCTGGACCACCTCGGACTCACCGAGGCCGCGGCCAAGGTCGAGCAGGCCGTCGCCGACGACCTGCTGGAGCGCGGCGGCAGCTGGACCGCGCGCAACACGCGTCAGATCGGCGACGACATCGCGGCGCGAGTAGCCGGTTAG
- a CDS encoding CAP domain-containing protein, whose product MRGLIRALVCFGSLAALSSPAVAAPAQAAPADRQTGESAGCRMIAVRPVATETAVRAVVSRAGCRERTFVDIQIRVAGPGPDKIIRKATRAIGNGRVAVTTRCTNRPRTYYVVALDREGEFSRSGAVRLSCATPGAPTPTPTATPTTGPTAKPTPTPTNDGGSDVGTAVEREVVRLTNEARRREGCKPLIHDAKLRAAAFGHSSDMARNNYFSHDSRDGKDPGDRIRAAGFSPLRAWGENIAAGQRTAAQAVQAWLDSPGHRANILNCRFTHIGVGVAQGSRTYWTQNFASH is encoded by the coding sequence ATGCGCGGACTTATCCGGGCACTTGTGTGCTTCGGCAGTCTTGCGGCGCTGAGCAGCCCCGCGGTCGCGGCACCCGCCCAGGCGGCACCCGCCGACCGCCAGACCGGGGAGAGCGCCGGATGCCGGATGATCGCAGTGCGCCCGGTCGCGACCGAAACGGCGGTGCGGGCGGTCGTCAGCCGCGCCGGATGCCGGGAGCGGACGTTCGTCGACATTCAGATCAGAGTGGCCGGTCCCGGCCCCGACAAGATCATCCGTAAGGCGACCCGGGCGATCGGCAACGGCAGGGTGGCCGTCACGACCCGCTGCACCAACCGGCCGCGCACCTACTACGTGGTGGCCCTGGACCGGGAAGGCGAGTTCTCCCGCTCCGGCGCCGTACGGCTGAGCTGCGCCACCCCCGGCGCCCCCACCCCCACGCCCACCGCCACCCCCACGACCGGCCCGACGGCCAAGCCGACCCCCACCCCGACGAACGACGGCGGCTCCGACGTGGGCACCGCGGTCGAGCGGGAGGTCGTCCGGCTGACCAACGAGGCCCGCCGGCGCGAAGGCTGCAAGCCGCTGATCCACGACGCCAAACTGCGTGCCGCCGCGTTCGGCCACTCCTCCGACATGGCGCGCAACAACTACTTCTCCCACGACTCGCGGGACGGCAAGGACCCCGGCGACCGCATCCGCGCCGCCGGATTCTCCCCGCTGCGCGCCTGGGGCGAGAACATCGCCGCCGGCCAGCGCACCGCCGCCCAGGCCGTGCAAGCGTGGCTGGACAGCCCCGGCCACCGGGCCAACATCCTGAACTGCCGCTTCACCCACATCGGCGTGGGCGTGGCCCAGGGGTCACGCACGTACTGGACGCAGAACTTCGCCAGCCACTGA
- a CDS encoding DUF1707 and FHA domain-containing protein, translating into MSSPLSPFRASDGDRERAINELRERAVEGRLSHDTFLGRVDMALRARSRGELDDLVADLPPRGRWRRRMTEAVAAVSDFTTRLQQAWRRPRLPRLALPADDRVRYVVGRGSSCDLVLADLTVSRVHAELRREADGSWMLIDLGSLNGTRLNGWRLVGPARVRPGDEVSFGDCAFLVSSGQVAA; encoded by the coding sequence ATGAGCTCGCCGTTGTCCCCGTTTCGCGCGTCCGACGGCGATCGCGAACGTGCGATCAACGAGCTCCGTGAGCGTGCGGTGGAGGGGCGGCTGTCCCATGACACTTTCCTCGGCCGCGTCGATATGGCGCTGCGCGCCCGCAGCCGGGGTGAACTCGACGATCTGGTCGCCGACCTGCCTCCGCGCGGCCGCTGGCGGCGGCGGATGACCGAGGCGGTCGCCGCGGTCTCCGACTTCACCACCCGCCTGCAGCAGGCCTGGCGCCGCCCTCGCCTGCCCCGGCTGGCCTTACCGGCCGACGATCGGGTCCGCTACGTGGTGGGCCGCGGTTCCAGCTGCGACCTCGTCCTGGCCGACCTGACCGTCTCGCGGGTGCACGCCGAGCTGCGGCGCGAAGCCGACGGCAGCTGGATGCTCATCGACCTCGGTTCGCTCAACGGCACCCGGCTGAACGGCTGGCGGCTCGTCGGCCCGGCCAGGGTCCGCCCGGGCGACGAGGTGTCCTTCGGCGACTGCGCGTTCCTGGTGTCGTCCGGTCAGGTGGCCGCCTGA
- a CDS encoding MFS transporter, translated as MIAPASTSAATVPRSVRLGYGLGSLCTGTFSTVPGLLLLYYMTDVLAVPAWIAGLVVFLPKAWDLIINPYVGQRSDRTVSRFGARRPWLLLGALTLPVTFALTFVGPPLTGMPAALYVGVMFLLTATAYAFFEVPYKAMPAEMTEDYHERSSLLQWRMVFLGVAILVSGALAPTITRVEDPGGSAGGYRLMGVIVGLLLLAGMLGCFFGTARAPVVYRTEAEPSLRRQIAVARGSRPFLTLLGLSCAQMFAVGVMLAGAPYLAAYVLGDPEATTTLFLCLVGPVLLTMPLWVWLSKRLEKRGAMLWSCALFGGGALGMIPASHFGSLQVHLWVVVVGVGYAGLQLMQVSMLSDVIAHDSLTTGKRRAGVFTGLWTACETVTMAFGAMALSWVLGLAGFVESSGSAVVAQPQSAVEAVRSGVTALPAVFTALSAVLTIVYPLNAAVLEEAHGIAEAREKRRERPAPEEGHGSGQAAT; from the coding sequence ATGATCGCTCCGGCGTCGACGTCCGCCGCGACCGTGCCGCGCTCGGTACGCCTCGGGTACGGTCTCGGCTCCTTATGCACCGGTACGTTCTCGACGGTCCCCGGCCTGCTGCTGCTCTACTACATGACCGACGTGCTGGCGGTGCCCGCGTGGATCGCCGGCCTGGTGGTCTTCCTCCCCAAAGCGTGGGACCTGATCATCAACCCGTACGTCGGTCAGCGTTCCGACCGCACCGTCTCCCGGTTCGGGGCCCGCCGTCCGTGGCTGCTGCTCGGCGCGCTGACCCTGCCGGTGACGTTCGCGCTCACCTTCGTCGGGCCGCCGCTCACCGGCATGCCCGCCGCGCTCTACGTCGGCGTGATGTTCCTCCTGACCGCCACCGCCTACGCGTTCTTCGAAGTGCCGTACAAGGCGATGCCCGCCGAGATGACCGAGGACTACCACGAGCGCTCCTCGCTGCTGCAGTGGCGCATGGTCTTCCTCGGCGTCGCCATCCTGGTCTCCGGCGCGCTCGCGCCGACCATCACCAGGGTGGAGGATCCCGGCGGCTCGGCCGGCGGATACCGGCTGATGGGCGTGATCGTCGGCCTGCTGCTGCTCGCCGGCATGCTGGGCTGCTTCTTCGGCACGGCCCGGGCCCCGGTCGTCTACCGCACCGAGGCCGAGCCGTCACTGCGGCGCCAGATCGCGGTGGCCCGCGGCAGCCGTCCCTTCCTGACCCTGCTGGGGCTGAGCTGCGCGCAGATGTTCGCCGTCGGCGTCATGCTGGCCGGCGCGCCGTACCTCGCCGCGTACGTGCTGGGCGACCCCGAGGCCACCACCACGCTCTTCCTCTGCCTGGTGGGGCCGGTGCTGCTGACCATGCCGCTGTGGGTGTGGCTGTCGAAACGACTGGAGAAGCGGGGCGCGATGCTCTGGTCCTGCGCGCTGTTCGGCGGCGGCGCGCTCGGCATGATCCCCGCCTCGCACTTCGGTTCGCTCCAGGTCCACCTGTGGGTGGTCGTCGTCGGTGTGGGATACGCCGGCCTGCAGCTCATGCAGGTGTCCATGCTGTCCGACGTCATCGCGCACGACTCGCTGACCACCGGTAAGCGCCGGGCGGGCGTGTTCACCGGCCTGTGGACGGCCTGCGAGACCGTGACGATGGCCTTCGGCGCGATGGCGCTGAGCTGGGTGCTGGGCCTGGCGGGCTTCGTGGAGTCGAGCGGCTCGGCGGTCGTGGCTCAGCCGCAGTCGGCGGTGGAGGCCGTGCGCTCAGGCGTCACGGCGCTGCCCGCGGTCTTCACCGCGCTCAGCGCCGTACTGACGATCGTCTACCCGCTGAACGCGGCGGTGCTGGAGGAGGCCCACGGGATCGCCGAGGCGCGTGAGAAGCGGAGGGAACGCCCGGCGCCCGAGGAAGGGCACGGCTCCGGTCAGGCGGCCACCTGA
- the dacB gene encoding D-alanyl-D-alanine carboxypeptidase/D-alanyl-D-alanine endopeptidase — protein MRPTLMRSALAALAAGLVLSSASPPATAADPAAGVADLTHDLNRILADQRLDPARAGVLVKSLASGEELYARDADKIYTPASNAKLLTSAAAVETLGLDHRFTTEVLHTGRVAGRALVGDLYLKGTGDPTMLAADYDALAEKVADAGVKTVTGRLIADDTWFDDVRLGTDWAWDDEPWYYAAQISALTASPDTDYDPGTVIVSVAPGDGQGKPVKVSMTPETDYLKIVNKAVTGSTTDVLIERQHGTNTVEITGTVSDTYREWVTVDDPTGYAASLLRASLARHGVKVLGPTQRGATPDNARSLAKRESMPLRELLVPFMKLSNNMHAEILVKTMGRKVSGQGTWSAGLAVVEDFAKAHGVTTVRMRDGSGLSRVDGVTPEGIVTLLTALRDKPWFEEWYASLPVAGDADRMVGGTLRSRMRGTPAEGNVRAKTGSLTGVTSLSGYVTSADGEPLVFSIMLNQYLSASPKDIEDEIAVRLARFSRNAPADAPEIQPLRSKATEAEVECSWLKPAEC, from the coding sequence GTGCGTCCGACACTCATGCGTTCCGCGCTCGCCGCGCTGGCGGCGGGCCTCGTCCTCTCCTCCGCCTCACCGCCCGCGACCGCGGCGGACCCGGCCGCGGGCGTGGCCGACCTGACCCACGACCTCAACCGGATCCTCGCCGACCAGCGCCTCGATCCCGCCCGCGCCGGGGTGCTGGTCAAGAGCCTCGCCTCGGGCGAGGAGCTGTACGCCCGGGACGCCGACAAGATCTACACTCCGGCGTCCAACGCGAAGCTGCTCACCTCCGCCGCGGCGGTGGAGACGCTGGGCCTGGATCACCGCTTCACCACCGAGGTGCTGCACACCGGGCGCGTGGCGGGCAGGGCGCTGGTCGGCGACCTGTACCTGAAGGGCACCGGCGACCCGACCATGCTCGCCGCCGACTACGACGCGCTGGCCGAGAAGGTCGCGGACGCGGGCGTGAAGACGGTCACCGGGCGGCTGATCGCCGACGACACCTGGTTCGATGACGTGCGGCTGGGCACCGACTGGGCCTGGGACGACGAGCCGTGGTACTACGCGGCGCAGATCTCGGCCCTGACCGCCTCCCCCGACACCGACTACGACCCGGGCACGGTGATCGTGTCCGTCGCGCCCGGTGACGGCCAGGGCAAGCCCGTCAAGGTGTCCATGACCCCCGAGACCGACTATCTGAAGATCGTGAACAAGGCGGTCACCGGCTCCACCACGGACGTGCTGATCGAACGCCAGCACGGCACGAACACCGTGGAGATCACCGGCACGGTGTCCGACACCTATCGCGAGTGGGTGACGGTGGACGACCCGACCGGCTACGCCGCCTCTCTGCTGCGCGCGAGCCTGGCCCGGCACGGCGTGAAGGTGCTCGGGCCGACCCAGCGCGGCGCCACCCCCGACAACGCCCGATCGCTGGCGAAGCGGGAGTCGATGCCGCTGCGCGAGCTGCTGGTGCCGTTCATGAAGCTGAGCAACAACATGCACGCGGAGATCCTGGTCAAGACCATGGGCCGGAAGGTCTCCGGGCAGGGCACGTGGTCGGCCGGGCTGGCCGTGGTGGAGGACTTCGCCAAGGCGCACGGGGTGACCACGGTCCGCATGCGGGACGGGTCCGGCCTGTCCCGGGTGGACGGCGTCACGCCCGAGGGGATCGTGACCCTGCTCACCGCGCTGCGCGACAAGCCGTGGTTCGAGGAGTGGTACGCCTCGCTGCCGGTCGCCGGCGACGCCGACCGGATGGTCGGCGGCACGCTGCGCAGCCGGATGCGCGGCACGCCCGCGGAGGGGAACGTGCGCGCCAAGACCGGCTCGCTGACCGGTGTCACCTCCCTGTCCGGCTACGTCACCAGCGCGGACGGCGAACCGCTGGTCTTCTCCATCATGCTGAACCAGTATCTGTCGGCCTCGCCGAAGGACATCGAGGACGAGATCGCGGTACGGCTGGCGCGGTTCAGCCGCAACGCGCCCGCGGACGCGCCGGAGATTCAGCCGCTGCGTTCCAAGGCGACCGAGGCGGAGGTCGAGTGCTCTTGGCTCAAGCCCGCCGAGTGCTGA
- the ilvC gene encoding ketol-acid reductoisomerase, with product MFYDDQADLSIIQGRHVAVLGYGSQGHAHALSLRDSGVDVRVGLPEGSKSRQRAEEDGLRVVTPAEAAEEADLIMILAPDHLQRDLYAQHVAPNLVEGDALFFGHGLNIRYNLIEPPAGVDVAMVAPKGPGHLVRRQYTAGRGVPCLVAVEKDASGSAWDLALSYAKAIGGTRAGALKTTFKEETETDLFGEQAVLCGGVSELIKAGFETLIEAGYQPEVAYFECLHEMKLIVDLMYEGGISKMYWSVSDTAEYGGYTRGSRVITAETKKEMQRILAEIQDGSFARELIEEFDGGQGNFRKFRGELAEHPIEKTGAELRPMMSWLKEK from the coding sequence ATCTTTTACGACGACCAGGCCGACCTGTCGATCATCCAGGGCCGGCACGTGGCCGTCCTGGGGTACGGCAGCCAGGGCCACGCCCACGCCCTGTCTCTGCGTGACTCCGGCGTGGATGTGCGGGTCGGCCTGCCGGAGGGCTCCAAGAGCAGGCAGAGGGCCGAGGAGGACGGCCTGCGCGTGGTGACCCCGGCGGAGGCCGCCGAGGAGGCCGACCTCATCATGATCCTCGCTCCCGACCACCTGCAGCGGGATCTCTACGCCCAGCACGTCGCGCCGAACCTGGTCGAGGGCGACGCGTTGTTCTTCGGCCACGGTCTCAACATCCGCTACAACCTGATCGAGCCTCCGGCGGGCGTGGACGTCGCGATGGTCGCCCCGAAGGGACCGGGCCACCTGGTACGCCGCCAGTACACCGCGGGCCGCGGCGTGCCGTGCCTGGTCGCGGTGGAGAAGGACGCCAGCGGCTCGGCGTGGGATCTCGCGCTCTCCTACGCCAAGGCCATCGGCGGCACCCGCGCCGGCGCGCTGAAGACCACCTTCAAGGAGGAGACCGAGACCGACCTGTTCGGCGAGCAGGCGGTGCTGTGCGGCGGCGTCTCCGAGCTGATCAAGGCGGGCTTCGAGACCCTGATCGAGGCGGGCTACCAGCCTGAGGTCGCCTACTTCGAGTGCCTGCACGAGATGAAGCTGATCGTCGACCTCATGTACGAGGGCGGCATCTCCAAGATGTACTGGTCGGTGTCGGACACCGCCGAGTACGGCGGCTACACCCGCGGCTCCCGCGTGATCACCGCCGAGACCAAGAAGGAGATGCAGCGCATCCTCGCCGAGATCCAGGACGGTTCGTTCGCCCGCGAGCTGATCGAGGAGTTCGACGGCGGTCAGGGCAACTTCCGCAAGTTCCGCGGCGAGCTGGCCGAGCACCCGATCGAGAAGACGGGGGCGGAGCTCCGGCCGATGATGAGCTGGCTGAAGGAGAAGTAG
- the ilvN gene encoding acetolactate synthase small subunit — translation MSKHTLSVLVENKPGVLARVAALFSRRGFNIDSLAVGPTEHDDISRMTIVVNVEELPLEQVTKQLNKLVNVLKIVELDPAQSVQRELMLIKVRADADTRSHVLELVSLFRARCVDVTSDAVTIEVTGTPDKLEAFIKVLEPYGIKELVQSGMVAVGRGSRSITDRSLRALDRSA, via the coding sequence ATGAGTAAGCACACGCTGTCCGTGCTGGTGGAGAACAAGCCGGGCGTCCTCGCACGCGTCGCCGCGCTGTTCAGCCGCCGCGGGTTCAACATCGACTCGCTGGCCGTCGGGCCGACCGAGCACGACGACATCTCGCGGATGACCATCGTGGTGAACGTCGAGGAGCTTCCGCTGGAGCAGGTGACCAAGCAGCTCAACAAGCTGGTCAACGTGCTCAAGATCGTCGAACTCGATCCGGCCCAGTCGGTGCAGCGCGAGCTCATGCTGATTAAGGTTCGAGCCGACGCCGACACCCGTTCGCACGTGCTGGAGCTGGTGTCGCTGTTCCGCGCGCGGTGCGTCGACGTGACGTCCGACGCGGTGACCATCGAGGTCACCGGCACGCCGGACAAGCTGGAGGCGTTCATCAAGGTGCTGGAGCCGTACGGGATCAAGGAGCTCGTGCAGTCGGGCATGGTGGCCGTCGGCCGCGGTTCGCGGTCCATCACCGATCGCTCGCTCCGTGCCCTGGACCGCAGCGCCTAA